A single region of the Changchengzhania lutea genome encodes:
- a CDS encoding glycoside hydrolase family 2 TIM barrel-domain containing protein: MDREKITNENKIVYLKKTDSGYQLFRNGSPFHIQGAAGDSHLKDLHDAGGNTIRVYDTINLASTLDEVHKNNLAAIVDIPIPKFRKDHSAYINEDHNQALIKTVEGLVNTYKNHPALLVWNLGNELDYPLVLKKNNFIKVFNNLIELIHKLDPNHPVSTSLIPSRTQTLSLHLHSFKIDMIGFNAFGNLKTIKPLISKISYITPALPYYVSEWGNSGPWEKETTNWRAPIEPTSTKKAEQYLDQYHGFISNNPQSLGNLVFYWGQKQETTHTWFSIFDEIGRKSQIYYDIESIWKFNSNYTFRTPQINYMLVDKKGAQSNLIFKPGVIKKAEILLLEAPNPSYEYKWEIYVEGWNYNQTEKENKPKQVFSSNQNSKDSTITFKVPSIEGPYRIYVYVYDSKGNFSTANTPFYVLNADE; encoded by the coding sequence TTGGATAGAGAAAAAATCACCAACGAAAATAAAATAGTTTATCTAAAAAAAACAGATAGTGGTTATCAACTTTTTAGAAACGGCAGTCCTTTTCATATACAAGGAGCCGCAGGGGACAGTCATCTTAAAGACTTGCATGATGCAGGAGGAAACACGATTAGGGTCTATGATACTATCAATTTGGCATCTACACTAGATGAAGTGCATAAAAACAATTTGGCCGCTATTGTCGATATTCCAATTCCAAAATTCCGAAAGGATCATAGTGCATACATTAATGAAGATCATAATCAAGCCTTGATTAAAACGGTTGAAGGTTTAGTTAACACCTATAAAAACCATCCGGCCCTTTTAGTTTGGAATTTAGGTAATGAATTGGATTACCCTTTAGTTCTTAAAAAAAATAATTTTATAAAAGTCTTTAATAATTTAATTGAATTAATACATAAACTAGATCCAAATCACCCAGTTAGTACTAGCTTGATACCTTCTAGAACCCAGACGCTCAGTTTACATTTGCACTCTTTTAAAATTGATATGATTGGATTTAACGCTTTTGGAAATTTAAAAACCATAAAGCCTCTTATATCTAAAATATCTTATATAACGCCAGCATTACCTTACTATGTAAGCGAATGGGGTAATAGTGGTCCTTGGGAAAAAGAGACCACCAATTGGCGAGCGCCTATTGAGCCTACAAGCACAAAAAAAGCAGAACAATATTTAGACCAGTATCATGGTTTTATCTCTAACAATCCTCAAAGTCTTGGCAATTTAGTTTTTTATTGGGGGCAAAAACAAGAAACAACCCATACATGGTTTAGTATTTTTGATGAAATTGGAAGAAAATCACAAATTTATTATGATATTGAATCTATATGGAAATTCAATTCAAATTATACTTTTAGAACTCCACAAATAAATTATATGCTTGTCGATAAGAAAGGAGCTCAGAGCAACTTGATTTTTAAACCTGGGGTAATTAAAAAAGCCGAAATATTATTATTGGAAGCACCAAATCCTTCATACGAATATAAATGGGAAATCTATGTGGAAGGCTGGAACTACAATCAAACGGAGAAGGAAAATAAACCAAAACAAGTATTTAGTTCTAATCAAAATAGTAAGGATAGCACCATCACATTCAAAGTCCCATCAATTGAGGGACCTTATAGGATATATGTATATGTCTATGATAGCAAAGGAAATTTTTCAACAGCGAATACGCCATTTTATGTCTTAAATGCAGATGAATGA
- a CDS encoding glycosyltransferase family 2 protein, whose product MNEKHVIQPPTNREQRVLRVMIIIGLLSQFNFFYWFLQPELIEDYVLFCLLAAVIAFDSLRIIYIWYHYWHISIPEKPTLTKKISVDVLTTYFPGEPYEMVKETLIAITRMNYPHTAYLCDEANDPILESFCKKHGIVHVTRDNRKDAKAGNINNALLQATGDVCLILDPDHVPMVNFLDEVVPYFQNENIGFVQTVQSYYNIKESYVSNGAAQQTFLFYGPIMMCMNSYGTVNAIGANCVFRREALNSIGGHAAGLSEDMHTTMQLYAKGWESVYVPRVLTKGLAPSSLTAYYKQQLKWSRGTLDLLTTVYPKLFKNFTVRQKIHFGILPLFYMSGIFLLIGFLIPIISLCTATLPWKGNMVNFGLIYLPVFISILGIRVYIQRWVMNKEERGIYLIGGVLMICTWWIHLTGFIYTLIRKKVPYLPTPKEDKEATDWKVLIPNIVIAVISLFAIIYGLSIDLTPFSIFMAGFALLNICFMGSTFILAYQKRTPVKLDAFKNKGDYSKTYRNTSFKISRKLALPIMISVILFCGTLQYYSDYSAWDGVMSHVEDKNTINYMGIFAPEFDNGITSLKNVEEVSQHLDEDFDIISLYVPWKKDKDSIIPLQLLDSIYQREYLPMITWEPWLNSFQNDKGVDDNHVYDLIGNGYFDDYISGFADTVKKFQKPIFLRFAHEFDNPFYPWYVKEGNTALKFKKAWIHTYEIFKKRNAHNVIWIWNPWKPEHVSSFYPGEEYVDWIGVNILNYGILNQDGQWHEFEDIYKPFHEEFKKLPKTPIIISEFGSLKNKGHSQTKWLNNAFTAIQDKFKDIKSVIYFNSDLDNNLPLYVQNNQNLDWSISSKSTLRSAFVNKEVPDYVFKDLPATNQKILKEQKQGLQLLNICGINIKKGHNWKKDYHVLNRNNLSFDFTNLNSLGINTIKFQENNTYDYNVLNISKEFNLNVAYSFWVPENLDFVKDSLNTKLLASEILEKIRAHKNSSNIISWHIENDVQYNQKNFYHKPELFYQNSAYIKWLADLVRDIKKIDTLRPIVVDVEINKLSIYNLKRIISNVDGLDALGLVVKDDTYLDSVTSYLQGHDIMFIFSEIDVETFVNYGLSDANIPYFIASWQDQHESNKLVFNGLVDRKGRYKKRYYQLWNELKDNQKKELPPVVKILKPSKLVHDHQNFRYYAMIYDDKKNWTFASDTDGYTFEWALIKCDAYGNHLAIKEIGNNAHLDLEIPENNKLYRLQLTIIKDEAISTTMTILTTPLDLP is encoded by the coding sequence ATGAATGAAAAACATGTAATCCAACCTCCTACAAATAGAGAGCAAAGGGTGCTTAGAGTAATGATTATTATTGGATTGCTGAGTCAGTTCAATTTTTTCTATTGGTTCTTACAGCCTGAACTTATTGAAGATTATGTGCTTTTTTGCTTATTGGCGGCAGTTATTGCATTTGACAGTTTAAGAATCATCTATATCTGGTATCATTACTGGCATATAAGTATTCCTGAAAAACCGACACTTACAAAGAAAATTTCGGTTGATGTATTAACTACGTATTTTCCAGGAGAACCTTATGAGATGGTGAAGGAAACACTTATAGCTATAACGCGAATGAATTACCCACATACAGCGTATTTATGTGATGAGGCTAACGACCCAATTTTAGAGTCATTTTGTAAAAAACACGGTATTGTACATGTAACAAGAGATAATAGGAAAGATGCTAAAGCGGGCAATATTAATAATGCTCTGTTGCAAGCTACTGGCGATGTGTGTTTAATTCTAGATCCAGATCATGTACCTATGGTTAATTTCTTGGACGAAGTAGTGCCCTATTTTCAAAATGAAAATATTGGTTTCGTACAAACTGTGCAAAGCTATTATAATATTAAAGAGTCATATGTGTCCAATGGGGCTGCACAGCAAACATTTCTTTTTTACGGGCCTATAATGATGTGTATGAACTCCTATGGTACCGTTAACGCTATTGGCGCCAATTGCGTTTTTAGGCGTGAAGCTTTGAACTCAATTGGAGGTCACGCAGCCGGACTATCTGAAGATATGCATACTACAATGCAATTGTATGCCAAAGGATGGGAGTCCGTTTACGTTCCAAGGGTATTAACAAAAGGTTTGGCTCCTTCTTCACTAACGGCATACTATAAGCAACAGCTAAAATGGTCAAGGGGAACGTTAGATTTGCTCACAACCGTATATCCAAAACTATTCAAAAATTTCACGGTTAGGCAAAAGATACATTTTGGAATACTACCATTATTTTATATGTCGGGTATTTTCCTTCTTATAGGGTTTTTAATCCCAATTATTTCTTTATGCACCGCCACACTGCCGTGGAAAGGCAATATGGTTAATTTTGGTTTAATTTATTTGCCGGTATTTATTTCAATATTAGGAATACGTGTCTATATACAACGATGGGTGATGAACAAGGAAGAACGTGGTATATATTTAATAGGTGGTGTATTAATGATTTGTACTTGGTGGATTCATTTAACAGGCTTTATATATACACTAATTAGAAAAAAAGTGCCTTATCTGCCAACACCTAAAGAAGATAAAGAAGCAACCGATTGGAAGGTCCTAATTCCCAATATAGTTATAGCTGTCATATCTTTATTTGCAATTATATATGGTTTGTCCATTGATTTGACACCTTTCTCAATTTTTATGGCTGGTTTTGCACTGCTAAATATATGTTTTATGGGCAGTACATTTATTTTGGCTTATCAAAAACGAACGCCTGTAAAATTAGATGCATTTAAGAATAAGGGAGACTACTCAAAAACATATCGAAATACATCCTTTAAAATATCACGTAAATTGGCATTGCCGATAATGATATCTGTAATATTATTTTGTGGGACACTTCAATATTATAGTGACTATTCGGCATGGGATGGTGTAATGTCTCATGTAGAAGATAAAAACACCATTAATTATATGGGTATTTTTGCACCTGAATTTGATAATGGTATTACAAGCTTAAAAAATGTAGAGGAGGTGTCACAACATTTAGATGAAGATTTTGATATAATCTCTCTATATGTCCCATGGAAAAAAGATAAGGATTCTATTATTCCATTACAGCTATTAGATTCCATATACCAGCGTGAATACCTTCCAATGATTACTTGGGAACCTTGGTTGAACTCATTTCAGAACGATAAAGGAGTTGATGATAACCATGTATACGACCTTATAGGAAATGGTTATTTTGACGACTATATATCGGGTTTTGCAGATACTGTTAAAAAATTTCAAAAACCAATCTTTTTAAGGTTTGCCCATGAGTTTGATAATCCATTTTATCCATGGTACGTTAAGGAAGGGAATACGGCATTGAAATTTAAAAAAGCTTGGATTCATACTTACGAAATTTTCAAAAAGCGTAACGCTCATAATGTTATTTGGATATGGAATCCTTGGAAACCGGAGCACGTAAGTTCTTTTTACCCAGGCGAAGAATACGTGGATTGGATTGGTGTGAACATATTAAATTACGGCATTTTAAATCAAGATGGACAATGGCATGAGTTTGAAGATATATACAAACCCTTTCATGAAGAATTTAAAAAACTTCCCAAAACGCCTATTATTATATCAGAATTTGGATCATTAAAAAATAAAGGTCATAGCCAAACTAAATGGTTAAATAACGCCTTTACAGCAATACAAGATAAATTTAAAGATATAAAATCTGTCATTTATTTCAATAGTGATTTGGATAATAATCTTCCACTGTATGTTCAAAATAATCAAAATTTAGATTGGTCAATATCATCAAAATCAACCTTGAGATCTGCTTTTGTGAACAAAGAGGTTCCAGACTATGTTTTTAAAGACCTTCCAGCTACCAATCAAAAAATTCTAAAGGAACAGAAGCAAGGGTTACAACTACTCAATATTTGTGGTATTAATATTAAGAAAGGTCATAACTGGAAAAAAGACTATCATGTACTAAATAGAAATAACCTCAGTTTTGATTTTACAAACCTTAATAGTCTAGGAATTAATACAATAAAATTTCAAGAGAATAATACATATGATTATAATGTTCTAAATATCAGTAAGGAGTTTAATTTAAATGTCGCTTACAGTTTCTGGGTTCCAGAAAATTTAGATTTTGTAAAGGATTCATTAAATACAAAATTACTAGCATCAGAAATTTTAGAAAAAATTAGGGCTCATAAAAATAGCAGTAACATCATATCGTGGCATATAGAAAATGATGTGCAGTACAATCAAAAAAACTTCTATCACAAACCCGAACTTTTTTACCAGAACTCAGCCTATATAAAATGGTTAGCCGATTTGGTTAGAGATATTAAAAAAATAGATACCCTAAGACCTATAGTTGTAGATGTTGAAATTAATAAGCTCTCCATTTACAATTTAAAACGAATTATCAGCAATGTTGATGGATTGGACGCTCTAGGGTTGGTAGTCAAGGATGATACTTATTTAGATTCTGTTACATCCTATTTACAAGGACACGACATAATGTTCATATTTAGTGAAATAGATGTGGAGACCTTTGTAAATTATGGATTATCAGATGCAAACATACCTTACTTCATAGCATCGTGGCAAGATCAACATGAGAGTAATAAATTGGTTTTTAACGGGTTGGTAGATAGAAAAGGTAGGTATAAAAAAAGGTATTATCAGTTATGGAATGAATTAAAAGATAATCAGAAAAAGGAACTTCCGCCCGTCGTCAAAATATTGAAACCCTCTAAGCTTGTTCATGACCATCAGAATTTTCGCTATTATGCTATGATATATGACGATAAGAAGAATTGGACGTTTGCGTCAGACACAGACGGCTATACTTTTGAATGGGCCTTGATTAAATGCGATGCCTATGGAAATCATCTAGCTATAAAAGAAATAGGTAATAATGCGCATTTAGATTTAGAAATACCAGAAAATAATAAGCTTTACAGATTGCAGCTCACAATAATTAAAGATGAGGCCATCTCAACAACCATGACTATATTAACGACACCTTTAGACTTGCCTTAG